The genomic interval atttgaatatattttacaatcacTTCTCTATTTTATGACAATTCACGCATTGCGCGAGTATAGGCTCGTCAAAATAATTGCGGAacctgcaatttttttttttatcaattttttctattgtgtcacacatttatataaaataaaatgagattaggagatgtttgataatgtttttcattttatccaatctcatctcatttacttTCTAagcatcattcaaatataaacactttcaaactaatcattacaactttcacaaattttaaaacaaaatacaaaaaataattcaacttttccaaatctcaaaacaaaaataatattaaaaattatattctaacaacattttaattttataatatttttattcaactttttctctctcttttaccaaaatttcataaaacatcataactcaaataattttactattattcacagatttctcatttcatctcattcctcAGGCCCAAACAtcccttaaaaaattataaaatcataattatatataaaagaaaagtgtGCATGCTACGTATAcatacaaagagattatacaaaaataaaattataaagtaatgtgatttcatgtgattcgttagatttattttatattgacgATGTGTcaagtttttatatttgtatttcattaatgacacttttgtaaatagattaatggcaaacttgtaatatttaattgatggcaaagttgtaattatatatatttgtatataaaagGCAATTGTGCCTACGGGAATCGTGAGATACAGAAGAGAAAAACACTTTACCTTTTCCTTTGAAGCCATGTGCGATACTAGAGAGAAACGAAAGAGATTTTTTCAAACCCTAGTGTTACCAAGATCAAATTAAAGTTTGAGGAGATGATTAAGTGTGTTTTTATGGTGTGGTTTCTTTAGAGGATAATACAAGGAAGTCAATTCATATTTTATGCGATGATCAATGGTTGTAAgtgattgtaaatttaattttgatgcatTCTTTAATAATAAAGATTCCTAGACTGTTCCTGCTGTGGATGTAGACAATTAGGGTCGAACCATGTAATTTCTTGTGttgatttctcatttattttattattcttgtttttatttttgatcttGTATGAGTATATACtgtgattttgagttttttaacgaatttaaatagaaaactaaaccgatcacattaatcatatattttcttagGATTTAGTTGTCTgatattcaatattaaattgTACATTACAACCAGTTACGTtaatttggttctttgagtATTTGTTTGTGAGATGCtgaaattataacattttataataaaataattttacaatatgacaTATCACATTACAAACTACGTAACTTAATGAaaataaggataaaataaacttttatcATAATTTCATGTCGTCCCATAAATCATACTATACACCGTGCACTCATATGGTTTTTATGAGACCCAGAAACGTGCCTAAGAAATTTTAGATTTGGACCCCTTGAACCAACCACTAAGTTCCGACAACAAACGCCCATAACTACAACCTGATTCAATGAATAGAAACCtccaatgaaaataataaaacaaaaatagctGGTGATCTGGAATTGATGCTCTAAGGGATATGATACAACTTAGATGGTTTCAAACTAGCAGTGACATTGAAATACTTCAATGTCCGGATCCACTTCTCCTGGTCCTTTAACAAATGAACCGCGATCGTGTCTGGCCAAAGCTCGTGCGTGCATCTCGTGGGCGGATCTGGAAAATTGTACATAGACCACTTAGCATTGTGCCTGTTCTTAGCACGATTCCCTTCTCGCATCCAGTCCCCAAAAGTCTTGTCCTCAGATCCTATCGTATGGTTCTTAGGAATATCGGATTCCTTAATCCACTCAACTATATCCCAGGAAACCAAATAGCCCATCCCCGACATGTAATGCACAAAGGGATCCATGCTCGGACATGGAATAACATAACCATAGTACAAGTCTTCTCTAGGCAATGGTCTCAAAGAATCCACCAAATTGTTCACCCTGAAATAGGAATCGTCATCGGCTTTCATGACATAATGATATGGTGGGTAAGGACCAACATTTGTAGTAGTACTGTCGGTTAGCATTTCTGGCAAGCTTGAAAAGTAGGTATAAGTCTTACCCTGCTTCATGTTCTCTTTGCAATTGAGGATTATGATATCGTCGTAACGCATTATCTCTAGTGCAACAAGCACCTTTTGGTCCTCCTTTGTTAGGTTGCAGAACACGAACTTGATGTCAACTTTGGCACCCACCGGAGCTTGCTGTGTGCTGTAGACGAGACGGAGGAGGTGACGGCGGTGGTATTTGTCTGCAAGTGTTAGAATGCCAATGAGTATTCGAATATCATCCGAGGAATTAGCATTTGAGGCTAACAAGTCTTCCGATGATAATGAGTACTTATAATAGGATTGTGAGGGCATGTACTTGGCTAGAGCACAAAACTTCAACAGGCTAATAAATCGGACTTCATTGATAGACCCTAAGATGCAAAGGAACAAGATGATCAAGAAGAAAGCAGAAACTACAAAACGTCTCAGGTCAAACCTTGCTCTCTTCATCATTTCTATGACTCTATTTGACAATTGAACTCAGAACTGATATGATTTAAGCAGTGAGAGGTACTCTgcgtgtatattatatatacgtgTCGTGTGTGTTTGTGTGAATAGGTTTTGAATGCAGGGCCTTATTGATCAGGCCGTTCGTAAATTTCTTTGATGAAACGCATGCATTAGTTGtcaatttcgtgctaataaGACTAGCTACGATGCATTTTGACTTTCATTAATGTAAGGGATCGAGGTGATCATGGAGGGGAAAAGGCATGGACTGATCAATGAATTTACTTATAATATGATACGTACTCGGCATATGCCATCATGTGTCCTATATATATTAAGGTAAACGGCAGCATCGATCactgagctagctagctaaccTTTGAGTtgtcatatttatatatatatatatatatatatatatagttgtactTATATTGATTTGcttaagaagtttttacttttttacatatacaaatatttatacaaagaTTGATAAATATTATGAGACTTATTTTATGTATCTAATTGATGATCAGCCTCATGCTTGATCTTAAAATGCGTTAAAAAAGGACAGTCGTGAATTATT from Juglans microcarpa x Juglans regia isolate MS1-56 chromosome 4S, Jm3101_v1.0, whole genome shotgun sequence carries:
- the LOC121262721 gene encoding hydroxyproline O-galactosyltransferase GALT3-like, whose translation is MMKRARFDLRRFVVSAFFLIILFLCILGSINEVRFISLLKFCALAKYMPSQSYYKYSLSSEDLLASNANSSDDIRILIGILTLADKYHRRHLLRLVYSTQQAPVGAKVDIKFVFCNLTKEDQKVLVALEIMRYDDIIILNCKENMKQGKTYTYFSSLPEMLTDSTTTNVGPYPPYHYVMKADDDSYFRVNNLVDSLRPLPREDLYYGYVIPCPSMDPFVHYMSGMGYLVSWDIVEWIKESDIPKNHTIGSEDKTFGDWMREGNRAKNRHNAKWSMYNFPDPPTRCTHELWPDTIAVHLLKDQEKWIRTLKYFNVTASLKPSKLYHIP